One part of the Rutidosis leptorrhynchoides isolate AG116_Rl617_1_P2 chromosome 1, CSIRO_AGI_Rlap_v1, whole genome shotgun sequence genome encodes these proteins:
- the LOC139901053 gene encoding uncharacterized protein has translation MYKDCKPLVEELKSRIGDWRVGFDFSTKITDLFVVSRWLWPDSWATKYSMFLNTQPPNPTKDDMIMWRSYNGNLCDFSVSEVWDTIRPRTATVNCISLVWFSQSIPPQSFLMWLLIKEKLKTQDKLRPWRLRMVMWVVARYVVINKTIKRIFSFSIHIPRKSGSS, from the coding sequence ATGTATAAGGATTGCAAGCCACTTGTCGAAGAACTCAAAAGTAGAATTGGCGATTGGAGGGTGGGATTTGATTTTTCTACCAAAATTACCGATCTATTTGTTGTCTCTCGTTGGTTATGGCCAGATTCTTGGGCCACAAAGTACTCTATGTTTCTTAATACACAACCTCCTAATCCAACTAAGGATGATATGATAATGTGGAGGTCATATAATGGTAATCTTTGTGACTTTTCTGTTAGTGAAGTGTGGGACACTATAAGACCGAGAACTGCTACTGTCAATTGTATCTCACTTGTATGGTTTTCGCAAAGTATTCCTCCGCAATCTTTCTTGATGTGGCTATTGATAAAAGAAAAACTGAAAACTCAAGATAAACTTAGACCATGGAGATTAAGAATGGTAATGTGGGTGGTTGCTCGTTATGTAGTAATCAACAAGACTATCAAGCGCATCTTTTCTTTTAGTATCCATATTCCTCGCAAGTCTGGGTCAAGTTGA